One genomic window of Salvia miltiorrhiza cultivar Shanhuang (shh) chromosome 4, IMPLAD_Smil_shh, whole genome shotgun sequence includes the following:
- the LOC131023334 gene encoding uncharacterized mitochondrial protein AtMg00310-like translates to MEGPILRTLGVKPGEGIQRYLGLPYFSLRKKRLQFEFLKDRMEKKIQVWNQREFSAGGKEVLIKSVVQAVPTFAMQCFRIPDSICEDMNRICAAFWWGEKEGERRMHWARLERMCEPKEKGGMGFRNLKIFNKALVAQQAWRMMTKPNLLVSRVFRAKYFKNGDLMTAVVPSTSSYVWRSIAWGHSLLREGMVWSVGNGRNIKAMKDGWVKGAQSEVHGRADGDSAITVEELIDEHGGWNLTKN, encoded by the coding sequence ATGGAGGGGCCTATTTTGCGAACCCTAGGCGTTAAACCCGGGGAAGGAATCCAGAGGTATCTAGGGCTGCCCTACTTTTCCCTTAGAAAGAAAAGATTGCAGTTTGAATTTTTGAAAGACAGGATGGAGAAAAAGATTCAAGTGTGGAATCAAAGAGAATTCTCGGCGGGTGGTAAGGAAGTTCTTATTAAGTCGGTGGTCCAGGCGGTGCCAACCTTTGCTATGCAATGCTTCCGCATCCCGGATTCTATTTGTGAGGATATGAACAGAATCTGCGCGGCGTTTTGGTGGGGTGAAAAGGAGGGTGAAAGGCGCATGCACTGGGCAAGATTGGAACGAATGTGTGAGCCGAAAGAGAAAGGAGGAATGGGCTTCCGAAATCTGAAAATTTTCAACAAAGCTCTTGTTGCTCAGCAAGCCTGGCGGATGATGACCAAACCGAACTTGTTGGTGAGTAGAGTGTTCAGGgctaaatatttcaaaaatggTGATCTTATGACAGCAGTTGTGCCATCAACTTCATCATATGTTTGGCGCTCTATTGCGTGGGGTCACTCTTTACTGCGTGAAGGGATGGTATGGAGTGTGGGAAATGGGAGGAATATTAAAGCCATGAAGGATGGTTGGGTTAAAGGAGCGCAATCTGAGGTTCATGGCCGGGCTGATGGAGATTCTGCCATCACGGTGGAGGAACTTATTGACGAGCATGGTGGCTGGAATTTGACAAAAAATTAA